A stretch of the Cygnus olor isolate bCygOlo1 chromosome 25, bCygOlo1.pri.v2, whole genome shotgun sequence genome encodes the following:
- the SP6 gene encoding LOW QUALITY PROTEIN: transcription factor Sp6 (The sequence of the model RefSeq protein was modified relative to this genomic sequence to represent the inferred CDS: deleted 1 base in 1 codon) has product MLTAVCGSLGNQSSDAPRASPTHLDLQPLQPFQPHGSAAAGADFASPLPPPELPLAGPDAAFAAPGAYEPHGPPRLELPPDGPAAPGSYAKLLQAAPDMAHPYEPWFRPPHPGPPGEEGGVNWWDLHAGASWMELPHGQGGLQVPAPPGLQPPLGGVGGGEPQLCAPPAHLLPPAQHLLGPEGAKALEGPPEAEGGGRAKGGRRAVPRGGGQAACRCPNCQEAERGGPCPEGAKRKHLHNCHIPGCGKAYAKTSHLKAHLRWHSGDRPFVCNWLFCGKRFTRSDELQRHLQTHTGTKKFTCPVCGRVFMRSDHLGKHMKTHDGGKDGGEPEAKGAGEPPAGKGGKREPEGGNAAPTN; this is encoded by the exons ATGCTCACAGCTGTCTGCGGCTCTCTTGGGAACCAGTCCTCCGACGCGCCCCGCGCCTCCCCGACCCACCTGGACCTGCAGCCGCTGCAGCCCTTCCAGCCCCACGGCAGCGCCGCGGCGGGCGCCGACTTCGcctccccgctgccgcccccgGAGCTGCCGCTGGCGGGCCCCGACGCCGCCTTCGCCGCCCCCGGCGCCTACGAGCCCCATGGCCCCCCGCGGCTAGAGCTGCCCCCcgacggccccgccgcccccggctccTACGCCAAGCTGCTGCAGGCGGCCCCGGACATGGCGCACCCCTACGAGCCCTGGTTtcggcccccccaccccggcccccccggcgaGGAGGGGGGCGTCAACTGGTGGGACCTCCACGCCGGGGCCAGCTGGATGGAGCTGCCCCACGGGcagggggggctgcaggtgcccGCGCCCCCCGGGCTGCAGCCGCCGCTGGGGGGGGTA GGCGGGGGCGAGCCCCAGCTCTgcgccccccccgcccacctcctgccccccgcccagcacctcctggggcCGGAGGGGGCCAAGGCGCTGGAGGGGCCCCCCGAGGCGGAGGGGGGCGGGCGGGCCAAGGGGGGCCGGCGGGCGGtgccgcggggcggggggcaggcGGCGTGCCGCTGCCCCAACTGCCAGGAGGCCGAGAGGGGGGGCCCCTGCCCCGAGGGCGCCAAGCGCAAGCACCTGCACAACTGCCACATCCCGGGCTGCGGGAAGGCGTACGCCAAGACCTCGCACCTGAAGGCCCACCTGCGCTGGCACAGCGGCGACCGGCCCTTCGTCTGCAACTGGCTCTTCTGCGGCAAGCGCTTCACCCGCTCCGACGAGCTGCAGCGGCACCTCCAGACCCACACGGGCACCAAGAAGTTCACCTGCCCCGTCTGCGGCCGCGTCTTCATGCGCAGCGACCACCTGGGCAAGCACATGAAGACGCACGACGGCGGCAAGGACGGCGGCGAGCCCGAGGCCAAGGGCGCCGGGGAGCCGCCGGCCGGCAAGGGGGGCAAGCGGGAGCCCGAGGGGGGCAACGCCGCCCCCACAAACTGa